The following are encoded together in the Streptomyces tsukubensis genome:
- a CDS encoding cytochrome P450, with product MTDTSTATAASVPVAPHALPLLGHALPLLRDPLAFIMSLSGYREMVRVRLGPSSAVMVCDPALTRQVFLNDRIFDKGGPIYDRIREVIGDGLSTCAYPLHRRQRRLCQPSFHPTRLSGYGTVFARAAAVKADSWHDGDILDVTQEMMTLTTRATMETMFSGALAEETMRRSLADTAVIVSAFFRRMMTPALLRSVPTAQKRRYDRARDRLASTIAQIITERRADPTDHADLLSTLVSAVDEESEGGQQQLSDSELADEALTFFLGGMETTAITLAWALHLLATHPEVQQRLRAEADTARDGAELSPAHLPALGLASRVVTETLRLYPPAWMMTRTLRQDAELGGVRLKRGSTLVLSPYLLHRRADLYPEPDRFDPDRWLEGQPDRASYIPFGAGARKCIGDQFALTEAILALTAIVSRWELSPVGAQPFRPKVETSLSSRGLTLRLTERPTGRGTDSGPREAVARSAPAQPSTQPGAPGCPVQHKE from the coding sequence ATGACAGACACGAGTACGGCCACCGCGGCTTCGGTGCCCGTGGCCCCGCACGCCCTGCCGCTGCTGGGCCACGCGCTGCCCCTGCTCCGCGACCCGCTGGCGTTCATCATGTCCCTGTCCGGGTACCGGGAGATGGTCCGCGTCCGGCTCGGCCCGAGTTCCGCCGTGATGGTCTGCGACCCGGCCCTGACCCGGCAGGTGTTCCTCAACGACCGCATCTTCGACAAGGGCGGCCCGATCTACGACAGGATCCGCGAGGTCATCGGCGACGGCCTGTCCACCTGCGCCTACCCCCTGCACCGGCGGCAACGACGGCTGTGCCAGCCCTCGTTCCACCCCACCCGACTGTCCGGGTACGGAACGGTGTTCGCGCGGGCTGCCGCGGTGAAGGCCGACTCCTGGCACGACGGCGACATCCTCGACGTCACCCAGGAAATGATGACACTGACGACCCGGGCCACCATGGAGACGATGTTCAGCGGCGCGCTGGCGGAGGAGACCATGCGGCGCTCCCTGGCGGACACCGCCGTCATCGTGAGCGCCTTCTTCCGCCGGATGATGACACCCGCGCTGCTGCGGAGCGTGCCCACGGCGCAGAAGCGGCGCTACGACCGGGCCCGCGACCGGCTCGCGTCCACCATCGCGCAGATCATCACCGAGCGGCGCGCCGATCCGACCGACCACGCCGATCTGCTCTCCACGCTGGTCAGCGCGGTGGACGAGGAGAGCGAGGGGGGTCAGCAGCAGCTCAGCGACTCCGAACTGGCCGACGAAGCGCTGACCTTCTTCCTCGGCGGGATGGAGACCACGGCCATCACCCTGGCCTGGGCGCTGCACCTGCTCGCCACGCACCCCGAGGTCCAGCAACGCCTCCGGGCCGAGGCCGACACCGCCAGGGACGGCGCCGAGCTCTCCCCCGCACATCTGCCCGCGCTCGGCCTGGCCTCCCGGGTGGTGACCGAGACGCTTCGGCTGTATCCGCCCGCCTGGATGATGACCCGTACCCTCAGGCAGGACGCCGAGCTCGGCGGGGTACGGCTCAAGCGCGGCAGCACCCTCGTCCTCAGCCCGTATCTCCTGCACCGTCGGGCCGACCTCTATCCCGAGCCCGACCGCTTCGACCCGGACCGCTGGCTGGAGGGGCAGCCCGACCGGGCCTCCTACATTCCCTTCGGCGCCGGCGCGCGCAAATGCATCGGGGACCAGTTCGCCCTCACCGAGGCCATCCTGGCGCTCACCGCGATCGTCTCCCGCTGGGAGCTGTCCCCCGTCGGCGCCCAGCCCTTCCGGCCCAAGGTGGAGACCAGCCTCAGTTCGCGCGGGCTGACCCTGCGGCTCACCGAGCGGCCGACGGGCCGGGGCACGGACAGCGGGCCGCGGGAAGCCGTGGCCCGCTCCGCACCCGCCCAGCCGTCCACGCAGCCGGGTGCCCCCGGCTGCCCGGTGCAGCACAAGGAGTGA
- a CDS encoding acyl-CoA dehydrogenase family protein: MREALTAAAAAVTETVGDRADGWDRAGLLPEPVIRDLAAAGHLAAQIPAAHGGPGWSSADNGEFTAHVGSLCGSLRSVMTSQGMAAWTVERFGDPQQAAALLPRLAAGTTAAVAFSEPQAGSDLSAIAATVTVDGDSLLLSGDKKWVTAAAYADLLLVVARMDEDAAVVVVDRDAPGVRLRPVADPLGCRAAGHADVRFDAVRLPLGSLLGGGRQPLPLLVATALAYGRLSVAWGCTGILRACVTASTAHARSREQFGRPLGQHQLVARHLAELWSAEQVATRVCAHASRCWDENDTELGTALVLAKYVSAEHAAKGAAAAVQVLASAGAQDGHVVARAYRDAKLMEIIEGSTEVCQLILAEHALGRL, translated from the coding sequence GTGCGTGAGGCCCTCACCGCGGCGGCGGCCGCGGTCACCGAGACGGTCGGCGACCGGGCCGACGGCTGGGACCGCGCGGGCCTGCTGCCGGAACCTGTGATCCGCGACCTCGCCGCGGCGGGACACCTCGCCGCTCAGATCCCGGCCGCGCACGGCGGGCCCGGGTGGAGCAGCGCGGACAACGGCGAGTTCACCGCCCATGTCGGCAGTCTCTGCGGCTCGCTGCGGAGCGTCATGACCTCGCAGGGCATGGCGGCGTGGACCGTGGAGCGGTTCGGTGACCCGCAGCAGGCGGCGGCGCTGCTGCCCCGGCTGGCTGCGGGGACCACGGCGGCCGTGGCCTTCAGCGAACCGCAGGCGGGCAGTGATCTGTCCGCCATCGCCGCCACCGTCACCGTCGACGGGGACAGCCTGCTGCTCAGCGGCGACAAGAAGTGGGTGACCGCCGCCGCCTACGCCGACCTCCTCCTGGTCGTCGCCCGGATGGACGAGGACGCGGCCGTGGTCGTCGTGGACCGCGACGCCCCCGGGGTACGGCTGCGCCCCGTGGCCGACCCGCTGGGTTGCCGGGCGGCCGGGCACGCCGATGTCCGCTTCGACGCGGTGCGGCTGCCGCTCGGCAGTCTGCTGGGCGGCGGGCGCCAGCCGCTGCCCCTGCTCGTGGCGACCGCCCTCGCCTACGGCCGGCTCTCCGTCGCGTGGGGCTGTACCGGCATCCTGCGCGCCTGCGTGACGGCGAGCACCGCGCACGCCAGGAGCCGGGAGCAGTTCGGCCGGCCCCTGGGACAGCATCAGCTCGTGGCACGGCATCTGGCCGAACTGTGGTCCGCCGAACAAGTGGCCACCCGGGTCTGCGCACACGCCAGCCGCTGCTGGGACGAGAACGACACCGAGTTGGGCACCGCTCTCGTGCTGGCGAAGTACGTCAGTGCCGAACACGCGGCCAAGGGCGCGGCGGCCGCGGTTCAGGTACTCGCCTCGGCCGGGGCTCAGGACGGCCACGTCGTCGCACGGGCCTACCGCGACGCCAAGCTCATGGAGATCATCGAGGGCAGCACCGAGGTGTGCCAACTGATCCTGGCCGAGCACGCACTCGGCCGGCTCTGA
- a CDS encoding 3-hydroxyacyl-CoA dehydrogenase family protein — protein sequence MADENGVSGIGRRLAVLGAGVMGSGIAALAVGHGIAVSLIDPDRHRLAEAPDAVDRQVRTARLMGALPDGARPGALVTGASPRELMTAGDGALVAVIEAVTEDADAKAEVLAEVSSLVTPGTPIVSNTSAIPIDELARAVARPGELVGTHFMNPPCLIRTVEIIRGTHTGEATLDALRALLVDLRRESVVVRDAPGFVTSRLLHPMLNDAVRVVAAGTASAESVDRLMQGCLGHPTGPLRTADLIGLDNLVDSLWVLHRRTGDEGCRPCDLLLDMVGAGHLGRKSGRGFYEYEGEQV from the coding sequence ATGGCAGACGAGAACGGCGTGTCCGGCATCGGACGGCGGCTGGCAGTGCTCGGAGCGGGGGTGATGGGATCGGGCATCGCCGCGCTGGCGGTGGGGCACGGCATCGCGGTGTCATTGATCGACCCGGACCGGCACCGGCTGGCGGAGGCTCCCGACGCGGTCGACCGCCAGGTGCGGACGGCGCGGCTCATGGGCGCGCTGCCGGACGGGGCCCGCCCCGGCGCCCTCGTCACCGGGGCCTCGCCGCGCGAGCTGATGACGGCCGGGGACGGCGCGCTCGTCGCGGTCATCGAGGCGGTCACCGAGGACGCCGACGCCAAGGCGGAGGTACTGGCGGAGGTGTCCTCGCTGGTCACGCCAGGCACCCCGATCGTCTCGAACACCTCGGCGATCCCCATCGACGAACTGGCCCGCGCCGTGGCGCGGCCGGGCGAACTGGTCGGTACCCATTTCATGAATCCGCCCTGCCTGATCAGGACGGTCGAGATCATCAGGGGCACGCACACCGGCGAGGCGACGCTGGACGCCCTGCGGGCGCTCCTCGTCGACCTGCGCCGGGAGTCGGTCGTGGTCCGCGACGCGCCGGGTTTCGTCACCAGCCGCCTGCTGCACCCCATGCTCAACGACGCGGTCCGGGTGGTGGCGGCGGGCACCGCGAGCGCCGAGTCCGTCGACCGTCTCATGCAGGGCTGCCTGGGCCATCCGACGGGCCCGCTGCGCACCGCCGACCTCATCGGGCTGGACAACCTGGTCGACTCGCTGTGGGTGCTGCACCGCAGGACCGGCGACGAGGGCTGCCGACCCTGTGACCTGCTGCTGGACATGGTGGGGGCCGGGCACCTCGGCCGCAAGAGCGGCCGAGGCTTCTACGAGTACGAGGGAGAACAGGTATGA
- a CDS encoding 3-oxoacyl-[acyl-carrier-protein] synthase III C-terminal domain-containing protein — MLWQDITIAGTGAWIPPIKSSYGAWGGPVTAQPTMAALNGFTSAAVSTETTPAQMAARAGLKALRHAEVPGADLSLIVHAGFQDEDHYTPAPYLVRVLGGPGTHGIELGAASDGGAAALVAAAEHLTAATEAKAVMATAAARFPHERWGHVKDMGYVAGDTGAAAVLTRGAGLARLVATARATQPQLEVLTRAGAGHPDGGRSFLIEQTGLMPYIDVLQRTTRECVETVLEETGTKPTDITHVVPIAIGSVVLDLLLAATPLDLRAQDTSWTFGRHLGHAGPCDVLLALDRAFRSGTLRAGERVLVLSFGLGFRWTTALLEITRDPAIPAPAGHPAT, encoded by the coding sequence GTGTTGTGGCAGGACATCACGATCGCCGGGACCGGGGCGTGGATCCCTCCCATCAAGTCCTCCTACGGGGCGTGGGGCGGTCCGGTCACGGCGCAGCCCACCATGGCGGCGCTCAACGGATTCACCTCGGCCGCCGTCTCGACGGAGACCACACCGGCGCAGATGGCGGCCCGCGCCGGCCTCAAGGCACTGCGCCACGCCGAGGTCCCCGGCGCCGACCTGAGTCTCATCGTGCACGCCGGCTTCCAGGACGAGGACCACTACACCCCCGCGCCCTATCTGGTACGTGTTCTCGGCGGGCCCGGCACCCACGGGATCGAGCTCGGTGCCGCCAGCGACGGCGGGGCCGCGGCCCTGGTCGCCGCGGCCGAACACCTCACCGCGGCGACGGAAGCGAAAGCGGTGATGGCCACGGCCGCCGCCCGGTTCCCGCACGAACGGTGGGGCCACGTCAAGGACATGGGGTACGTGGCCGGTGACACCGGCGCCGCCGCCGTCCTCACCCGAGGGGCGGGCCTCGCCCGTCTGGTGGCGACCGCGCGGGCCACCCAGCCGCAGCTGGAGGTGCTGACCCGGGCCGGGGCGGGGCACCCCGACGGCGGCAGGTCCTTCCTCATCGAGCAGACCGGGCTCATGCCCTACATCGACGTACTGCAACGGACCACCCGCGAGTGCGTCGAGACCGTCCTGGAGGAGACCGGCACGAAGCCGACGGACATCACGCACGTGGTGCCCATCGCGATCGGCTCGGTCGTGCTCGACCTGCTGCTCGCCGCCACCCCTCTCGATCTCCGGGCGCAGGACACCAGTTGGACCTTCGGGCGGCACCTCGGCCACGCGGGCCCGTGCGATGTCCTGCTCGCCCTCGACCGGGCGTTCCGTTCCGGCACGCTGCGGGCCGGCGAACGCGTCCTGGTCCTGAGTTTCGGGCTCGGTTTCCGCTGGACCACCGCTCTCCTGGAGATCACCCGTGACCCCGCCATCCCTGCACCGGCAGGTCACCCCGCAACGTGA
- a CDS encoding HAD-IIIC family phosphatase, protein MSDITAETPPGRGTTSEPAPAPVKCLVWDLDNTLWQGTLVEDEDVALTETVRAVIAGLDARGILQSVCSRNDHEPAWARLKALGVADYFLAPQIGWGRKSQAVRRIADQLNLAPGAIAFIDDQPAERAEVAYHLPEVRGYRAEDAGILLGLPEFSPATVTADARERRKMYQAGFRRRDEEDRFTGSHEDFLRSLDLVMHIARATEADLSRVEELTLRTSQMNATGVHYPDETLRALLAHPGHEVLVTTLTDRFGPHGAVGVLLLEKHPGAWHLKLLATSCRVVAFGVGTILLNWLADQAARAGVHLLADLRRTERNRMMEIAYRFAGFEEHPCSCRPAATAHDGNVQVLHLAAERRDPPPTVRLTAPDLDEAGERTAAPYPGGPGRESRGRPGRVD, encoded by the coding sequence ATGAGCGACATCACCGCCGAGACCCCACCCGGCCGCGGCACCACCTCCGAGCCTGCGCCCGCGCCCGTGAAGTGTCTTGTCTGGGACCTCGACAACACCCTCTGGCAGGGCACGCTGGTGGAGGACGAGGACGTGGCCCTGACCGAGACGGTCCGCGCGGTGATCGCCGGTCTGGACGCACGGGGCATCCTCCAGTCGGTGTGCAGCCGCAACGACCACGAGCCCGCCTGGGCCCGGCTCAAGGCGCTCGGCGTCGCCGACTACTTCCTCGCCCCGCAGATCGGTTGGGGACGCAAGTCGCAGGCGGTCCGCCGGATCGCCGACCAGCTGAACCTCGCCCCCGGCGCCATCGCCTTCATCGACGACCAGCCGGCCGAGCGGGCCGAAGTCGCCTACCACCTCCCCGAGGTACGCGGCTACCGGGCCGAGGACGCGGGAATCCTGCTGGGTCTGCCCGAGTTCAGCCCGGCCACGGTGACCGCCGACGCACGGGAACGCAGGAAGATGTACCAGGCCGGTTTCCGGCGCAGGGACGAGGAGGACCGCTTCACCGGCTCCCACGAGGACTTCCTCCGCTCACTCGACCTGGTGATGCACATCGCGCGGGCCACCGAGGCGGACCTGTCCCGGGTCGAGGAACTGACCCTGCGCACCAGCCAGATGAACGCCACCGGGGTGCACTACCCCGACGAGACCCTGCGCGCACTGCTCGCGCACCCCGGCCACGAGGTCCTGGTCACCACACTCACCGACCGCTTCGGCCCGCACGGCGCCGTGGGGGTACTGCTGCTGGAGAAACACCCGGGGGCCTGGCACCTCAAGCTGCTCGCCACCTCCTGCCGGGTGGTGGCGTTCGGCGTCGGCACGATCCTCCTGAACTGGCTGGCCGACCAGGCCGCCCGAGCCGGCGTCCACCTGCTGGCGGATCTGCGCAGGACCGAACGCAACCGGATGATGGAGATCGCCTACCGGTTCGCCGGCTTCGAGGAACACCCCTGCTCCTGTCGGCCGGCCGCGACCGCCCACGACGGGAACGTCCAGGTGCTGCACCTCGCCGCCGAGCGACGCGACCCTCCCCCGACAGTCCGACTGACCGCACCCGACCTCGACGAAGCCGGGGAGCGTACGGCCGCTCCGTATCCCGGCGGGCCGGGCCGGGAGTCAAGGGGACGGCCGGGCCGGGTGGACTGA
- a CDS encoding Rieske 2Fe-2S domain-containing protein — MKPHLKPLVKQLLASRAVRVPGAAAADTLRASALPCPDGWFCLAFSDELKRGGVLTRPLAGAEVVLYRTGRGVLRAVRPQCPHLGAHLGVGGSVEGEELVCPFHRFAFAPDGTCVRTGYDMPPPKASLTPYPVCEANGSIYVWRHARGLPPQWEVPVFPMDERQPYSHDTFDLAGHPQDVIENAFDWGHLPALHGLKGLDIAGTPVAGVPTSTVTATARGTMMRGFNQSYTLTVIGLATIAARTVLPKDAGTLHVMLHATPTGPGRIQLRFGTKLELNGVPGFPGVGGKLGRAAALPAARLLSVVLQRVARVDTGADLLMWHHQEHVEHPRLARGDGPIGRYRQWAQQFYTAPQDGIVPASAARAAVSRAEEGGRVTADE; from the coding sequence GTGAAGCCTCATCTCAAGCCTCTGGTGAAACAGCTTCTCGCCTCCCGGGCGGTGCGCGTGCCCGGTGCGGCGGCTGCCGACACCCTGCGCGCTTCCGCCCTGCCCTGTCCGGACGGCTGGTTCTGCCTGGCCTTCTCCGACGAGTTGAAGCGCGGCGGAGTCCTTACCCGCCCGCTCGCCGGCGCGGAGGTCGTCCTCTACCGCACCGGTCGCGGCGTACTGCGGGCCGTACGGCCCCAATGCCCGCACCTGGGCGCCCATCTCGGGGTCGGCGGATCCGTCGAGGGCGAGGAACTCGTCTGCCCCTTCCACCGGTTCGCCTTCGCCCCGGACGGCACCTGTGTACGCACGGGCTACGACATGCCGCCGCCGAAAGCCTCGCTGACGCCGTATCCGGTGTGCGAGGCCAACGGCTCGATCTACGTGTGGCGCCACGCACGCGGCCTGCCCCCGCAGTGGGAGGTGCCGGTCTTCCCCATGGACGAGCGGCAGCCCTACAGCCACGACACCTTCGACCTGGCGGGGCATCCGCAGGACGTCATCGAGAACGCCTTCGACTGGGGCCACCTGCCGGCGCTGCACGGTCTCAAGGGGCTCGACATCGCCGGGACACCGGTGGCCGGGGTGCCGACCAGCACGGTGACCGCGACCGCCCGCGGCACCATGATGCGAGGGTTCAACCAGTCCTACACGCTCACGGTCATCGGGCTGGCCACCATCGCGGCCCGCACGGTCCTGCCCAAGGACGCGGGCACCCTCCACGTCATGCTGCACGCGACCCCGACAGGACCGGGACGCATACAGCTCCGCTTCGGCACGAAGCTGGAACTGAACGGGGTCCCCGGCTTCCCCGGTGTCGGCGGGAAGCTGGGGCGCGCGGCGGCGCTGCCCGCGGCCCGGTTGCTGAGCGTCGTCCTGCAGCGGGTGGCGCGCGTCGACACCGGCGCGGACCTGCTCATGTGGCACCACCAGGAGCACGTCGAGCACCCCAGGCTGGCCAGGGGCGACGGGCCGATCGGCCGGTACCGGCAGTGGGCGCAGCAGTTCTACACGGCCCCCCAGGACGGCATCGTGCCGGCGTCGGCGGCGCGGGCGGCGGTGAGCCGCGCGGAGGAGGGCGGGCGAGTGACCGCGGACGAATGA
- a CDS encoding acyl carrier protein has protein sequence MTASPDRSAPQPADDPDAVRGELLAFVAKRTGRIWTADADVFGSGGLSSLFAMELVVHLEKTYDIAIRGADLRMDNFRTVTGMAALVARLRQSAPGGSGA, from the coding sequence ATGACCGCCTCACCCGACCGGTCGGCGCCACAGCCCGCCGACGACCCCGACGCCGTCCGCGGGGAACTGCTGGCCTTCGTCGCGAAGCGCACGGGCAGGATCTGGACGGCCGACGCGGACGTCTTCGGCTCCGGCGGCCTGTCCTCTCTCTTCGCCATGGAGCTGGTGGTGCACCTGGAGAAGACCTACGACATCGCCATCCGCGGAGCCGACCTGCGGATGGACAACTTCCGTACCGTTACGGGGATGGCCGCGCTGGTCGCACGGCTGCGCCAATCCGCCCCCGGCGGCTCCGGTGCGTGA